The DNA window TTTCAATATCAAATGATGCCATTTAATATATTATGGAGTATTAATCTTCCTTTCGAAAGGCTATCCCCCTGATAAAGGCAGGTTGCACACGTGTTCCGCACCCGTACGCCGCTCTCAAGATCCCGAAAGATCTCTACCGCTCAGCTTGCATGTGTTAGGCCTCCCGCTAGCGTTCATCCTGAGCCAGGATCAAACTCTCCATTGTATGTTTGTCTTGGCTCACTCAAAGTTTTTTAACGCTTTAGTTTTTCCTTACTTGGTTGTTATATTGTATGTCAATGATCTTTTTTCTTTCGCTTCCTACAAAACTACTTTCTCTCTGTCAGTGTTTCGCTTCGTATTTGCGAGTGCAAAAGTAAAACTTTATTTTGATTTGACCAAATGTTTCTGAAAGAAATTTTAAAGTTTTTTTTTCTTAACCTTAACCCTCTCTAAACCCTTAGGTCATCTACTCCTGCGCTCCCGTTGTTTGGGATTGCAAAGATACAAAACTTTTTAACTCCCACAACTTTTTTTTCAAAAAGTTTTTCAGCAATCAATCCGATTTCATCGTATCTCTAAAGTAACTCTCTTAAAATTATACCGCTTATCTAAAAGCCCTTCTGCGCTTACTGATATACTCTCGTTTTCAGTGGGGCAAAGATAGAACCTTCAACCCACAACTTCCAAATTTATTTAACATAAAGTTCATATTAATTTTACTTTGTGGGGAAAATGGTACGGTAGGGCCCTGTAATAACAGCACTTACGAGAACAGCTGTACTTATCCACAGGGATCAGGGCATAAGTAATAGGTAATGGGTAATGGGTAATGGGTAATGGGTAATGGGTAATGGGTAATGGGTAATGGAAGATAAATGATCATTGATGAATGATGATTGATTAATGATAAATAATAGGCACTCATTCATAAGCTTCCAGGCATGAGACCCGTTTACGTTGAGTTACAAGCTGATATTTACCATTGGATAATATTCAACAGTAATATTCGTATCTCATAAATATAGAAGATTTATATTATAATAAAGGACAAATAATGCTTGTAATGCAAAAGATATTGAGCTGACAATTAAAAAGAGCATGCCATTATCCTGTTAAGAGTTTTCAGATCTTAACTTATTAGCTCTACATCTCCCCAACTCCGTTTCAAGATATTTGCTTGAGAATTATTCTGAAGGGTGCTCCTATAAAAAGCCTGCCTTTATTATTGCAAGGCAGGCTTATATTCAATTAAGCACTCATATTATATTGAAGGGCTGATATAAATGATAAATCAGTTTAATTTTACCTGATCATAGATTACACTTAAAAATTCGGCAAAGGATTTTTCAAGGCCGATGATGTCACCGGATTTAAGGTTTAATCCCCCTACCCCCGAATGATCTGCTTTTACTTTTGCAGATGATACCTGGAAATACATGTTCTGATCTCCAGACTTCGGCTGTACTTTTATGGAAGATCCCAGAAGCTTTTTGGTAGAGATCGAATATACCTGATTGGGAACTATCTGAAGCTTAAGATATGATCTTGGTATTATTGTATAGTCCTTATCATTGACCGCTATCTTCTGATCTTTATCTGCTGAAGCAAATAAATACAGGTAACCCGCCTGATCTGATATTTTATCTTTTGAAATATAATACAGCCCCAGCTTATAATTAGCCGGATTAAAAGGTTCGGTTTTGCCATCTATCGTTTCAAAAGGTTTCCATGCAAAAGCATTCGCTCCGATTTCTTTCGCCTTTTTATAAATCATAGAAAAAATACCGGCATCATCACGGGAATATCCCTGAACTTCTATTTCTCCTAGATATTCAGCGTCTGAGGAACCATTATTTAAACTATAGAAAAACTTATCCTTATTGTCGCTGGTTTTTTCAACTTTCGTAAGATAGACTTTCTGTGCAGATACAACCTGAGCGAGGCAAAACAGAACTACCAGTAAGTAATTTCTCATGATACAGGTTTGTTTTCCATTAAAATAGTAATACATTCTTCAAGGCTATTTTCCCAATATTTAGGTTCGATAGCGTAGGTTTCTTCTATCTTATCCAGACACATCGTACTTCTCGCAGGCCTTTTTGCAGGAGTTGGATACTGATCAGTCGTGAGAGGGTTTAATTGTACTGAAGAACCTGAGAGCTCAGCAATTTTGCGGGCAAACTCAAACCAGGTTGTCTCCGGGTAATTGGAAAAGTGGAAAATCCCATATGTCTTCTGAGGATTTTCAATGATCATCATAATAGCTTCTGCCAGGTCGTTGGCATTTGTAGGCTGCCCGAACTGGTCTGACACGATTCCAAGTTCGTCTTTCTGGGCAAAGAGGTTCATCATGGTTTTCACGAAATTCTTATTGAACTCCGAATACAGCCAGGAAGTCCTGATAATGATGGTCTGAGGGTTATTTTCCAATGCCAGCTCCTCTCCTTCTCTTTTTGACACACCGTATACGCCGGTAGGATTTGTAAAATCATCTTCCGAGTAACATAGATTGGTTTCCCCGTCAAATACATAATCCGTAGAGACATGGATGAATACCGTTTTATTTTCTGCACATGCCTGTGCCAGGGATGCCACACCGTACGCGTTCACTGCAAAAGCTTTTTCACTCTCCTTCTCTGCCAGATCTACTGCGGTGTAAGCAGAAGCATTAATACAGTAATCGGGTTTATGGTTGTAAAAAAAATCGCTGATCTGATCTTCATTGGTGATATCCAATGTCTGGGAATCTGTGAAAATAAATTCATATTTATTCTCAAAGTCGGGCGCAATTTTACGCAAGCAATTGCCTAACTGGCCGTTCCCTCCTATAACTGCTATTTTCTTCATGAATTTCTGGCGTTTTGTGATCTTAAAAATTTAACTCGTGACTGAAAGTCTTTCTGATCTAAATCTACATAGAATTTATGGAATG is part of the Chryseobacterium camelliae genome and encodes:
- the rfbD gene encoding dTDP-4-dehydrorhamnose reductase; translated protein: MKKIAVIGGNGQLGNCLRKIAPDFENKYEFIFTDSQTLDITNEDQISDFFYNHKPDYCINASAYTAVDLAEKESEKAFAVNAYGVASLAQACAENKTVFIHVSTDYVFDGETNLCYSEDDFTNPTGVYGVSKREGEELALENNPQTIIIRTSWLYSEFNKNFVKTMMNLFAQKDELGIVSDQFGQPTNANDLAEAIMMIIENPQKTYGIFHFSNYPETTWFEFARKIAELSGSSVQLNPLTTDQYPTPAKRPARSTMCLDKIEETYAIEPKYWENSLEECITILMENKPVS